In Cervus canadensis isolate Bull #8, Minnesota chromosome 7, ASM1932006v1, whole genome shotgun sequence, the DNA window gagggggggggggggggggggggggggggggggcgctgatTACTTCCTCTGCAACCTCACCCTAGGGCTACCCCTCTCTTTCTTCTGCCCAGGCCTGGCAGCCGCCCAGACAGTCTCACCGCCAGTCTAGACTCTAAGGAAATGTCCCATCACTCCAGTTGGCACAAACAGTGCTGGGGGGAGGGGCCCTGCCTTGCCGTTAAAAACTGCACTGTTTGGGTCCTCTCCAGGTTTAAACACGGGGAATGAAAAAAAGGCAGTTCGGAGACCACGCTCTCCTGCGATAACTGCAGCCCCCTCCTTCCAAACACATCAATTCCAATTGAGAACAGAACTGGGCTTCCTTACCTGCTGCCTTCCACTGGCTCACTGCAGACACTGCTTCTACGATGTCCCAGCCGAGGTGGCAGAAAAGGACCCAGCAGGACACTGCTTGCTACCGGGCAGTGGTTTCCAACGCCCCCAGATTCACGGTGCTcttctgctcccctctccccaaaccCCTACATTATGCGCTCACCTCgaccccggcccggcccggcccggccctggTGCCGAGCAGCCAGCCCGTGGGTTACCACCTCCTCCTCCGCCTGCGCCTCCGGAGCCTGTGCCCCTCAGGGGGCCCCTCCCCCTCCTGGGACCCCTTCCCGTCCAGGTAGGTTTCCTGGACAGCCCGCACCACCTGTCCCTCCTGTACCCCAGGCAGCCAATTCGCTTCCTGCACCCCCAGACGTCCCTCCCCTTCAGGCCCCCGGGGCCCCACTGGCCGGGCCCTCCCCAGCAGTTCGAGTCTCTTGCGACGGGCCGGGACCGCTCCCAGGACCACCGCCTCCCGTCTGAGGTGCCCGCAGCTCTCCCAGTACGGCTCCCCGGAACTTTCGAGCTCGTTTCTGCGCTCCCAAGAGCCCTCCCCGAGCTCGGACAGCTGCTCGGGCTGCTGCAGCAGCCGGCGTGGGCTCCCCTCCCCCCGTTCCTGCACCCCGGTGCGGGCCTCCCCACGCTCCTGCACTGCGGGGCTACCTTCCCCTTTCTCCTGGTGCTGCTTGCggggccccagcccctcctcctgcacCACCGGCCAGCCCGCGGAGCCAGTCCACGGCGGCGGGCGCCTCCAGTCCGCGCCGTCCGGCGGCCCCCACACCACCCCCAGACTGGGCTCGTGGCCCCGGCCACCCCGCTCCTGCACCCCCGGGCCCACCCCGCCCTCCTCCTGCACCGCCGGACCCACGCCCCCCTGCTCCTCCACGCCGAGCTTCAGCCCGCGAAGCTGCTGCGGGCCCCAGCTGAGAACCCCGACCCGCTGCGGCTGCTGCTCCGGCAGCCCTGGGCTGAGCCCGCCGCGCTCTTCCTGCACAACTCCCCGCCTGGGGCCCCCAGCCGGCACTGCCCAACGCACTCGCCTGCCCCCCAGAGGCCGCGCGGTCCCGCCCCTCCAGATGGTGCTGTCCTCTGCGCCCGCTCACACCGCCCCCCGCCCGGCTGCTTCCGCCCCGTCccccaggggagggggctgcGGGGTAGCGTCCCCTCCCGCTCCGTCCCCAGTCCCGGTCCCGGCTCCCCGCCCTCGCTCCTGGGCGTCGAGGTCCGCCCGCCGGGCGCCGCGCCCTGCGCCGGCCCCCGCAGGTGCTGCGGCCCAGCGCGCCGGCCCGAGAGCCAGGAGCGCCCGCCCTCCCGCCGGAGTTCCTGGAGCCCGCCTGCGCCTGCGCCGCCCCAGGGGGCGGGGCCCGGCGGGATTAACCCGCCCCTTTAAGGGGCCCGGTCCTATTtactcctccctctccctcttccttcaaACCGGCTACCACACCCCCTTCATCCCACCAGAGGAGCTGCTTGCGCCTTCTGGTGGAGCCAAAGGGAGAAGACGTGAAGCAGAAGGTAGAGAGTTCTCACTGAGCCGGTGTAGTCAACAGGGCCCAGTGGAGGAGCATTGAAATAGGAGCCTCGAATTCTAAGCAGCAGTTCAGCTGCTCCCCCGACTTAccatgtagtttaaaaaaaaaaaaaatcaccacttcCTCCTGGCCTCAGTTGCTTCGTTTCTGAAATTAAGAGGCTGAATTGGGAAGTTTCCAAGGTTCCAATCCAGTGAGTGTTTGACTGCAGAGAGGGAGTCTAATCCTAATCTCTCATCAGCAGCCCAGAGGCCAAACTGGACCGTCTCGACCCTTTCCCTGGGTCTAAGGGGGAGCTGGGCTCAGGCCTGTGACACTTCTTGCTAGAGGAGTACAAGCAGAAAGGGCTCCAGGCAAAGGGGGGCTTCCTCCCTCCCACTGCTCCCTCCTGGGCCTGCACCTCGAAAGGAGGAGAAAATTCAGAGCTCTTTTTCCCAGTGACAGTGCAGCCTGCCTAACCCAGCCCCAGGCAGCCTTGGGGGGTGAGGCTTAGAACCCGAAGACGTAGGGCAGTTGGCCCTGTTACTGACTgtacttcatctataaaatgtgtaTAGTAATCAAACAACTCCAGACAGAACTGCCCCAAGGATCAGACAGCAGAGAACTCTGTAAAGGTGTCTTCTCTGCGCCCCTATTCGCCGGCATTGGGCCCAAGGGATCTGGTCTGAGGACAGTGGGGTAATGAGAAGGGCTGGGTTCTAGACGGCTATGGGGGGCTCGACTGGGTGGATTTGGGTCATGGCGTCTTGCCCTGTGAGGTGAGCAGGACAACTTCCTACTAAATCATTCGATACCAGTGTCTGTAAGGTTTGCCCTTTGCCATGGAGCCAGGGCCACAGAGCAGGAAGGTGAACGCACCCAACCTGGGCCGAGACAGGGTGTAGGGCACGCAGGACGTCACAGGTGATAGAAATGAGGCTGTACACAATTAAGCAACAGCTGGTAGTAgtgaagccaggattcaaatccaattTTCTGACTCCCAAGTCTGCTCTGAGCCAATAAGGCACAACAAAGCAACACCAAACCCAGGAACTTTGGGAAGCATCAAGTCTGACTAGGTTTGGAGGATCAGTAGATGCAAACAGCTGATTTGGAGCAAGTTTTTCTGCTGATAAATCAAGCTCAAAATTAAACAAGGCAAGGGGTCAAAGCACCTACATACTGGATGGTCCTGCTGATTCTCTTAGGGGAGCCCAACTCCCCATTATCCCATCTCCCCTCCAGTTGCTCTCAGGAGCCAGACCCTGGTGTCCCCTCTGGTGTCCATAGTGCAGGGTTACCTGGACCGTTAGGCTCACAGAAAAGAGatctcctgctccccacccccatcctgcccaGTCCCAACTCCTGGACTGTCCCCACCACCACGTTGAGCAGTGGGGGCTGTGATGGGAATTGTCTCAGAGGATGGCTCCTTCTCTGCATTGTCTGATGACTCTGGTACTAGTGGCCAGGGAGTCTCCTCTGCCCCAAGTGGACTGACACCATAATGGAGTAAATGAGACAGGCTAGAAGCACAAggttcaggagactcaggaggtGGCTGCAGAGATAACGCCAGCCCTCCTATGTGCCTGTGCCAGTCTCTTCCCAGAACTGGAACCTGAAGAGAGCTGCCCAGAGCAGAGTGACTGCAGGGAGAAGGGCTTGTCGGGTCTAGTTCTAAGCAGAGGCGGCCCAGGCTGCTTGAGGGAGGCTTGTGGCACTGCCCTTAAGAAGGCTTGAGACGGTTGCACGCAGGGTAAGCAGGAGGGCAAGGAAGACAGCCTGTCTCATACCTGTAAGCAGGTGCTCAGCCAAGAGTGGTGGATGCTGCCGAGTTATTGGGCTGAAGGTTTTTCtttggttctgttttgtttttaaaaatagagcaatGTTTTTGAAACTCCTGTTGCAACCTAATAGTAGCTGAACTGAATTTAGTGTTTTAATtggcttttttttaatgagaagacAGTAATAGAAAATCTcagaatgtaatttttttctaactGTTCACTGAGTCATAACATGTATCCGGAGAAATGCAAAGATTTTGGTTTTACAAAGTGTGTATACCCAGGACTGAGATCAAGAAACACCACAATCAGGATTTGTAAGTACCCCCaaatataagttttaaaagaaactttgttATATTAATCTTCAAGCATGCCCTTCATATTCATGATTTACTTTTAACTTTCTGACAACCCTATCCTGCCACTACCCCAACATAAACTCCATAATAACAGGAAGTTTTGCCTGGGAACAGACTGGCACAGGCACCCAGAACAATGCCAAGTATACAATAGGTGCCAGGAATACCTATTGAATGGATTAGAGTCCATCACAGATAGTGTAACCAACCAGATAGTGTAACCCGATGGGGCCTTCCCAGGATAGACACCCCCCTACCTGCCCCACCATATCTTCTGCCTGcctcttgtctgtagaaaaactttagcctctTAGGCCTTCCTCAAGGAAGGCCTAAATTTAATCAGAGAggtaagaaaatgcagaaagcatAACAGCCAAGTCAAAACAAAGCCAAGACGAAACAATAATACTTTAGCCGTTAAAGTCAAgaacctttagttccttctcaagggctatagataatatcctGAGCCATTTCCTTTGAGCTGTTtggcagatactgaaacccccgcTTGGTGGAATAAGTTAGCTGTGTGCTGCCCataagcatgtagaccccagaccaaTTGGAACCAGCAGGGTGGTGATGTTGACTCCCAATTACATCCCTCAATCTCCCCTTCCTCACTCtgtctttaaaaagttttcctgGAGCCATCAGGGAGTTGGTTCCTAGCTGTTGGAACCTAGTTGGAACTCTAGCTGCCTGGACTCACTGCGTGGTGTACTGCAATGAATGCTGCACTTTTCTTGATCACAAGAAAGTTGATTAGCTGTGCACAAGTGAACGAAtccaagtttggttcagtaagAGTAATAGAagtattttaatgatattttaatttcattatatacacatgtgtgtgctgtACACCCTGCTATAAAATGTGTTTCTCTCTGTAGGTCAGAGGCAAAAACTTCTGAAGGCAAGTGCTCCAACTTGAGAAAGTTGGGGAGGCTGTGGTTCCGGCCAGGGCGATGAGCATGGATGAAGTGAAACAGTATGCTAACttgaccagtgcttctcaaacaggTTATGATTCAGCAAGTTGGGAAGGGGATGCTGAGATTCTGTATTTCTTTCAGGCTCCTACTCTTGGGTAGTGACTTGAACCCAGAGATTCTCCATACAGCCGCACGTAAGAATCACGTGGGAAGGGCTTTTAAAAACTCTGCTGCCTAAGTTCCACCCAAGAACAATTAAATTTGAATCTCCAGGGTGGGGCTCAGCAGCCATTGGTTTTAAAAGTTCACCATGTGCAAATAGAAACAGTGGGTGCTGGTTCTCTGGAGTACCTCCAGTGCCTGAgatgaggtgggagggaagtgagGTGTGGGGTTAGGATAGATCTCTGAGCAAACGATGCAGTATGACAAAGGGCAGAGACTTCTTAGTCAGGAATGGACCATTTGCCCCTTAGTGGAGCTTTTAGAGAGGGATTTCTAAAGGAATTCTTTGGCATGGGGCTATATGTTAACCCAGGTCACGTCTTCCCAGGACCGAGAACGGGCAATGCCTTCGTCTTATCGAGCAAGTCGGAACTCCTCAGAGCTGCTGGGGTGGCTGGGCTCACACGCCTCCAAACAGTTCAGACAGTTACTAGAGCAGTGGGAGGAGGTTCTGCCAGCTGCTCCCACGTGCCTGCGCCTTCTGCCATGCTAGAGAAAGAGCCAGATGAGCCCAGAGCTTACAAGCCCTGGATCAACATAGACTATTCAGGATGAAGCGCCATAGTCCTGGTTTCTGACGCCCTCTGGTGGACACTTTGAGTTGAAGTCGGTAACCGACAAACAGACTAAGGTACActtgtatttattatataacttttaatacaatttttaaaggttacttttcacttaaaattaaattacaaaacattggctatattccccatgttgtacaatacatccttgagcctatctttACAGCCAATATTTGCTACCTCCCATTTCACCACCCCTATATTGCCCCCCATAACAACTACTTTGTTCTtcgtatctgtgagtctgttgggtttttttttgttttattcactggtttgttgtttttattttagattccacatataaacaatatcatacagtatttatctttctgtttttttaattaatttaattgggggataattacaatattgtgatggtttttgccatatatcaaccaACATGTAtcaaccacaggtatacatgtgttcccccatcctgaacatcCCCTCCCACCGCCTTTCCTATcctgtccctctgggttgtcccggagcactggctttgggtgccctgcttcatgcattgaacttgcactggtcatctgttttacatatggtaatatacatgtttcaatgctattctctcaaatcctcccacctttgccttctcccactgggtccaaaagtctgttctttacatctgtgtcccctttgctgccctgcatgtaggatcatcattaccatctttccaaattccatatatttatGCATTAACATATGGTAttggtcttcctctttctgacttatttcactctgtataattggacccagtttcatccacctcattaggactgactcaaatacattcctttttatagctaagtaatattccattgtgcatatgtaccataacttccttacccattcgtctgccgatggatatctaggttgcttccatgtcctagctatttcaaacagtgctgcagtgaacattgggtacatgtgtctctttcaattctggtttcctttgggtgtatgcccagcagtgggattgctgggttgtatggcagttctatcccattttaaggaatctccacactgttctccacagtggctgtaccagtttgcattcccaccaacagtctaagagggtttccttttctccacaccctctccagcatttattgtttgtagacttttgatgatagccattctgaccagtgtgagatgatacttcattgtggttttgatttgcagttctctaataatgagtgatgttgagaatcttttcatgtgtttattagccattcttatgtcttctttgaagaaatgtctgtttagttcttttgcccactttttgattgggttgtttgttattTTACTTCACATAATGCCCTTTAAGTCCATCTACGTtgcacaaatggcaagatttcattctttttgtggctgagtagtattccattgtatgtatgtaccacatcttctttatccattcatctgttgatgaacatttagattgtttcacTGTATTGGCAACTATAAATTGTaaattgctatgaacattggagtgcatgtttCTTTCAAAtaagtgttttgggtttttttcagatacatacccaggagtggaattgctaggtcatatagttctgtttttgtttttcggAGAAACTTCCATACAGTTGTCCACACTGTttacatcaatttacattcccatcagcagagtacaggttcccttttctctacatctttgccaacatttcttatttgtgttctttttaatgatggccattctgacaggtgtgaggtgatgtttcattgtggttttgatttgcatttccctgatgattaacgACAATGattatctttccatgtgcctattggccatctgcctttcctctttggaataatgtctattcagttctgctCACTTTTTAaccaggttgtttgtttttttgatgttgagttatatgagctgttaataatgttggatattaatcttattggtcatatcatttgtaagtattttctctcattcagtagattgcctttttgttttgttgttggttttcttTGATGGGCAAAAACTTctaagtttaagtaggtcccatttatttatttttgcttttatttcctttacttcagGAGAGGGATCCAAAAAATatattgtgatttatgtcaaacagtgttgttctgcctgtgttttcctctagaagttttatattaataatacctGGTCTTAcatcatttaggtctttaatccattttgtatttatttttgtatatgctgtTGGTCGGCTTATTTATAGTAAAAAGACAAGTTTCTGGAATATTAGTTTAGTCCTCCAAGACACCTCAATATCAAAGCCCCAAAGGAGGTGATCAGATGGTTAAACCAATAGGAACACTAGTTGGGGAGATCTGGGGCACTTGCATAAGTGTTTGAAGAATGTCTCCAAGATAAGGACAGATTAAGTCTCATCGGAAGCACATCTGAGCTATTGGATGGGTAAGAAAGGATTGTAAAGGTACCCTAAAAGGATAGAATCAAATCTGAATTTGAGAGAGGAAGCATACATTCTCAGTGGAAGACAGATTTTATGTTAAAAGTTAGAAAGGCTCTTAAAGAACATCAGGCCTAACCCCTGCATTTAGAAGTGGGGAAACTGCAGTCTGAGAGGTATAACAGATTACCCAAGGACATCCAACAATTTACGGGTAGTGACTGGATTAGAATTTCCATGACCTAGATACAAATTCAGGGCTCCTGGTCTACTAATTCCTTTTCCCAAGTCTCTTGCCTCTCTAGCATGTGCCTATATTCTATGCCAAAGCCAAGCTGCTGAAACAGAAGAGATTGAAAATATTTAGTGAGTTCTGGGaatttatatatagaaattaaatatGGGCCAGTTTCTATGTGCTCGGTTGGGGGTTATGGAATTAGTTGAGGGGACCAACTGGATATCAAGGAAGGCTAGGGCTGAGTTCTAGCATGGGAACAGGTTAGACCCTCATGCCTCCTTTCTTACCTTCCAACTCATACATGCATAAACATACCCTCACATACTTTTTTCCTAAGCACTAGTAGCCTGCATGAATAATAGTCAAACACACTTTGAGCTGACAAAGTTCCTGGTCCTTGGTGTGAGCACTTAGTTTGAAAAGCAGGGAAAGGAATGGGAAACAGGGCAACAagtacagaaaagagaaagggctGCAGGAATGACGCTACATCAAAAATGTGTTATATATCTTTAGGTATTAAGGAAGCCTTTTatgtattgaaaatattttttaccaGTTACTTTATAATTTGGTTATGCTTTTTTTCCATGTAACAATTCATATGAAATCATTTTACCAATCTTTTTCCACATGGCACCTCTAATTTTCATTTCACACTGTAGTTGATTTACTGTGTTGATGTTTTAggtatataacaaagtgattgttatacattaaatccattctttctcagattcttttcccttatagattatagACTATtaagtggagttccctgtgctctacaataggtccttgttgattatctattttatatagttgtgttaatcccaaactaatttatccctcccccatcttTCCCCTGTGGAtactgtaaatttgttttctattctatAAGTctgtttgctttgtaaataagttcatttgtatcctttttttggttccatgtataagtgatatcatatatttgtctttctaactgacttcacttagtatgataacctccaggttcacccatgttg includes these proteins:
- the LOC122444740 gene encoding uncharacterized protein LOC122444740, whose amino-acid sequence is MYELEAGAEDSTIWRGGTARPLGGRRVRWAVPAGGPRRGVVQEERGGLSPGLPEQQPQRVGVLSWGPQQLRGLKLGVEEQGGVGPAVQEEGGVGPGVQERGGRGHEPSLGVVWGPPDGADWRRPPPWTGSAGWPVVQEEGLGPRKQHQEKGEGSPAVQERGEARTGVQERGEGSPRRLLQQPEQLSELGEGSWERRNELESSGEPYWESCGHLRREAVVLGAVPARRKRLELLGRARPVGPRGPEGEGRLGVQEANWLPGVQEGQVVRAVQETYLDGKGSQEGEGPPEGHRLRRRRRRRRW